A genome region from Magnetococcales bacterium includes the following:
- a CDS encoding tetratricopeptide repeat protein, which produces MESKKVTPPRQPRKASPQGGLTPPAPVLPDYSGRSLEELRLLVAQQESRFLAPGGLEIQNAFLRHLAACVTLCDGLERAALQALCRRERGRFRKLGDPVVLAERLEELLPTASGSGAAPLPDRLGELFLLRNLGNGDAVKAQAAALRAFDNAWVKAMAVAIRCVDHFGPLGFDQPLNWLNAWVDQPELPLERLQVIVLADLLPDYHLDLNAFTAKVEGAIIQRLRTSKATDLASRAQLPRFLNSYSVTLSSLGRSPEALAPAQEAVDIYRDLVGQQPQHPDLAMSLNNLSNRLSEVGRSAEALAPAQEAVEIYRKLASQQPQAIRPDLAGSLNTLANRLSEVGRSEEALAPAQEAVDIYRDLAKQRPMDFRPDLAKSLNNLANRLSAVGRSEEALAPAQEAVALYRDLASKQPQTFRPFLAGSLNNLAIWLSEVGRSAEALAPAQEAVDIRRDLATQQPQAFRPDLAASLNNLAKFLSEVDRSAEALAPAQEAVAISRSLNQVLPDAFRGHIQTSLNTLATVLQHLGRSLEARDVAKEFSRLRRESTLPHSARVATPADADTFRIDWIDLERIGPFEAMRIVFEPRTASNQADIHLFTGPNGSGKSTLLYAMANHFQEVQSVLVARRCWTNSAENLRIGFNHEEWLQEYRQIQALERSSETDKLPFAVFTYSGGRTTLADFEVNLQEIDQSPLHQALSFHNSMPPEALLQWIAGNLSQEALARVEGNVEEAQRYRKALQTILDTLRDITGRDFEFRMSRNPLRVRLWDGQHPLSLDVLPDGLKSILSWLGNLMMRLDHLTRANPEVSTLDKPFLLFLDEIEIHLHPSWQRRLLPAMQKLFPRAQIFATTHSPFVVNSVKGAWVYALDPEEVRIEAKPSGAGLSYITVLDEVFGITQRFDPETETMLNQFRGLRETFLQNPQDEDNRRKLGELMGRIGERGAELHGIMNRERMQMQRLAERDPIDDEI; this is translated from the coding sequence ATGGAATCGAAGAAGGTCACCCCGCCTCGCCAGCCCCGGAAGGCATCCCCCCAGGGAGGTCTCACGCCGCCCGCCCCGGTGTTGCCGGATTATTCCGGGCGAAGCCTGGAAGAACTGCGGCTTCTGGTGGCACAGCAGGAGAGCCGTTTCCTTGCCCCCGGCGGGCTTGAGATCCAAAACGCCTTTCTGCGCCATCTGGCCGCCTGCGTCACCCTGTGTGACGGATTGGAGCGGGCAGCCTTGCAAGCCCTCTGTCGACGGGAGCGGGGCCGTTTCCGCAAACTGGGAGACCCCGTTGTCCTTGCGGAACGGCTGGAGGAGCTGCTGCCCACCGCTTCCGGCAGCGGGGCCGCGCCATTGCCGGACCGGCTGGGGGAGTTGTTCCTGTTGCGCAATCTGGGCAACGGCGATGCCGTGAAAGCCCAGGCCGCCGCCTTGCGCGCTTTCGATAACGCCTGGGTCAAGGCTATGGCCGTGGCCATTCGTTGTGTGGATCATTTCGGCCCCCTCGGCTTCGACCAGCCCTTGAACTGGTTGAACGCTTGGGTGGATCAGCCGGAGTTGCCGTTGGAGAGGTTGCAGGTTATTGTTTTGGCCGACCTGCTGCCGGACTACCACCTGGACCTGAACGCCTTCACCGCCAAGGTGGAAGGTGCCATCATCCAGCGGCTGCGGACCAGCAAGGCCACCGACCTCGCCAGCCGAGCCCAACTGCCCCGCTTTCTCAATAGTTATTCGGTAACATTGAGCTCCCTGGGCCGTTCGCCGGAGGCCCTCGCCCCTGCTCAGGAAGCCGTCGACATCTATCGGGATTTGGTGGGTCAACAGCCGCAGCATCCTGATCTGGCCATGAGCCTCAACAATCTGTCCAATCGGTTGAGCGAAGTTGGCCGTTCGGCAGAAGCTCTCGCACCCGCTCAGGAAGCCGTCGAAATCTATCGGAAGTTGGCAAGTCAGCAGCCGCAAGCTATCCGGCCTGACCTAGCGGGTAGCCTCAACACTCTGGCCAATCGGTTGAGCGAAGTTGGCCGTTCGGAAGAGGCACTCGCACCCGCTCAGGAAGCCGTCGACATCTATCGGGATTTGGCGAAGCAGCGGCCCATGGACTTTCGGCCTGACCTTGCGAAGAGCCTCAACAATCTGGCCAATCGGTTGAGCGCAGTTGGCCGTTCGGAAGAGGCACTCGCACCCGCTCAGGAAGCCGTCGCCCTCTATCGGGATTTGGCGAGTAAGCAGCCGCAGACCTTCCGTCCCTTCCTCGCGGGGAGCCTCAACAATCTGGCCATTTGGTTGAGCGAAGTTGGCCGTTCGGCAGAGGCACTCGCACCCGCTCAGGAAGCCGTCGACATCCGGCGGGATTTGGCGACTCAGCAGCCGCAGGCCTTCCGTCCTGACCTCGCGGCGAGTCTCAACAATCTGGCCAAGTTTTTGAGCGAAGTTGACCGTTCGGCAGAGGCACTCGCACCCGCCCAGGAAGCCGTGGCAATCTCCCGAAGTCTGAACCAAGTACTTCCAGATGCCTTTCGAGGTCATATTCAAACCTCTTTAAATACACTGGCCACGGTGTTGCAACATCTTGGTCGCAGCCTGGAAGCCAGAGACGTCGCCAAGGAGTTTTCCCGGTTGCGGCGGGAGTCAACCCTGCCCCATTCCGCCCGTGTAGCAACGCCTGCCGATGCGGATACCTTCCGCATCGACTGGATCGACTTGGAACGTATCGGCCCCTTCGAGGCCATGCGCATCGTCTTTGAACCCCGTACCGCATCAAACCAGGCCGACATCCATCTCTTCACCGGCCCCAACGGCAGCGGAAAAAGCACCCTGCTTTATGCCATGGCCAATCACTTTCAGGAGGTTCAAAGCGTCCTGGTGGCCAGACGGTGTTGGACCAACAGCGCCGAAAACCTGCGCATCGGTTTCAACCACGAAGAATGGTTGCAGGAGTACCGCCAGATTCAAGCGTTGGAACGCTCCAGCGAAACAGACAAACTGCCCTTCGCAGTGTTTACTTACTCCGGCGGGCGCACCACCCTGGCCGATTTCGAGGTCAATTTGCAGGAGATCGACCAGTCACCCCTGCATCAGGCCCTCTCCTTTCACAACAGCATGCCGCCCGAGGCCTTGTTGCAATGGATTGCCGGCAATCTGTCCCAGGAGGCTCTGGCCCGCGTGGAGGGCAATGTGGAGGAGGCGCAACGCTATCGCAAGGCGCTGCAAACCATTCTCGACACCCTTCGCGACATCACCGGACGCGATTTCGAATTCCGCATGTCCCGCAACCCCCTACGGGTTCGCCTCTGGGATGGACAACACCCCCTCTCCCTCGACGTGTTACCCGACGGGCTCAAGTCGATCCTGAGTTGGCTGGGCAACCTGATGATGCGCCTGGATCACCTGACTCGCGCCAACCCCGAAGTCTCCACCCTGGATAAACCCTTCCTGCTCTTTCTCGACGAGATCGAAATCCACCTGCACCCCTCCTGGCAGCGCCGCCTGCTGCCCGCGATGCAAAAACTCTTTCCCCGCGCCCAAATCTTCGCCACCACCCACTCCCCCTTCGTGGTCAACTCGGTCAAAGGGGCCTGGGTCTATGCCCTGGACCCCGAAGAGGTTCGCATCGAGGCTAAACCCTCCGGGGCGGGATTGAGTTACATCACGGTGTTGGATGAGGTGTTTGGCATCACGCAGCGTTTCGACCCCGAAACGGAAACGATGCTGAACCAGTTTCGCGGCTTGCGAGAGACTTTCCTGCAAAATCCTCAGGATGAGGACAACCGCAGAAAACTTGGCGAGCTTATGGGCCGCATCGGAGAGAGAGGGGCCGAGCTTCACGGTATCATGAACCGGGAGCGAATGCAGATGCAGCGATTGGCCGAGCGGGATCCGATCGATGATGAAATTTAA
- a CDS encoding TIGR02646 family protein, which translates to MMKFNRPNQPRCLAIKSTDWTTRWLADKKKSQVFRWYNAKCKTSVSQALSQAHARHCAFCDLRLALSSTETIEHFKPKSTFPELAFVWDNLYPACTLCQRYKLEKFDDRLLRPDDTAYSFDTYFMIDYSCGKLKPNSRLSPVEKERAEKTIELYGLNEAGRPQARFDMLEDLDKLDRSKQDKYDFRYLFL; encoded by the coding sequence ATGATGAAATTTAACAGGCCAAACCAGCCGAGATGTCTGGCAATCAAAAGCACCGACTGGACCACACGATGGCTTGCGGACAAAAAAAAATCGCAGGTCTTCCGATGGTACAATGCCAAGTGCAAAACCTCTGTCAGCCAAGCCCTTTCCCAGGCGCATGCTAGGCATTGCGCCTTTTGTGATCTGCGACTCGCCCTTAGCAGCACGGAAACCATCGAACATTTCAAGCCCAAAAGCACATTCCCCGAACTTGCCTTTGTCTGGGATAATCTCTATCCGGCTTGCACCCTTTGCCAAAGATACAAACTGGAGAAATTTGATGATCGCCTCTTGCGTCCGGACGATACAGCATATTCCTTCGACACCTATTTTATGATCGACTATTCATGTGGAAAATTGAAGCCGAACTCCCGACTGTCCCCCGTGGAGAAAGAGAGGGCCGAAAAAACCATTGAACTTTATGGGCTCAATGAGGCAGGAAGACCCCAGGCGCGGTTTGATATGTTGGAGGATTTAGATAAACTGGATCGTTCTAAACAAGATAAATATGATTTCAGGTATTTATTTTTATAA